One genomic region from Anguilla rostrata isolate EN2019 chromosome 2, ASM1855537v3, whole genome shotgun sequence encodes:
- the LOC135247985 gene encoding myosin regulatory light chain 2, skeletal muscle-like, translating to MAPKKAKRRQQAEGGSSNVFSMFEQSQIQEYKEAFTIIDQNRDGIISKDDLRDVLASLGQLNVKNEELEAMIKEASGPINFTVFLTMFGEKLKGADPEDVIVSAFKVLDPEGTGTIKKQFLEELLTTQCDRFSAEEMKNLWAAFPPDVAGNVDYKNICYVITHGEEKEE from the exons ATG GCACCCAAGAAGGCCAAGAGGAGGCAGCAAGCAGAGGGTGGATCCTCCAATGTGTTCTCCATGTTTGAGCAAAGCCAGATTCAGGAGTACAAGGAG GCTTTCACAATTATTGACCAGAACAGAGATGGCATCATCAGCAAGGACGACTTGAGGGACGTGCTGGCCTCCCTGG GCCAACTGAACGTGAAGAATGAGGAGCTGGAAGCCATGATTAAGGAAGCCAGCGGCCCCATCAACTTCACCGTCTTCCTCACCATGTTCGGCGAGAAGCTGAAGG GCGCTGATCCTGAGGACGTTATCGTGAGCGCGTTCAAGGTCCTGGATCCCGAGGGTACTGGCACCATCAAGAAGCAATT CCTTGAGGAGCTCCTGACCACTCAGTGCGACAGGTTCTCCGCAGAGGAG ATGAAGAACCTGTGGGCCGCCTTCCCCCCTGATGTGGCTGGCAACGTAGACTACAAGAACATCTGCTATGTCATCACACacggagaggagaaggaggagtaA